From one Oceanimonas doudoroffii genomic stretch:
- the queE gene encoding 7-carboxy-7-deazaguanine synthase QueE → MIAISEIFGPTIQGEGALTGVPTVFVRTGGCDFRCSWCDTLYAVEARFKADWTPMSAEAVLAEVERLSGGRPLLITLSGGNPALQPLGDLLSLGQARGYTFAIETQGSKAQDWFARLDHLTLSPKPPSAGMAFSQRRFDACLAAAGVNTQVTLKLVIADEADYRWARDFAARYPHLPLTLQPCNPAPATPDEPARETDLDALNARLRWLVDKVTADGWFAARVLPQLHVIIWNNERGV, encoded by the coding sequence ATGATCGCCATCAGCGAAATCTTTGGCCCCACCATTCAGGGGGAAGGGGCGCTGACCGGCGTGCCCACGGTGTTTGTGCGCACCGGCGGCTGCGACTTTCGCTGCAGCTGGTGCGACACCCTGTATGCGGTAGAAGCCCGCTTCAAGGCCGACTGGACCCCGATGAGCGCCGAGGCGGTGCTGGCCGAGGTGGAGCGGCTGAGCGGCGGCCGCCCGCTGTTGATTACCCTCTCCGGGGGCAATCCGGCGCTGCAGCCCCTGGGGGATCTGCTGAGCCTGGGCCAGGCCAGGGGTTATACCTTTGCCATTGAAACTCAGGGCAGCAAGGCGCAGGACTGGTTTGCCCGGCTCGACCACCTGACCCTGAGCCCCAAGCCGCCTTCCGCCGGCATGGCTTTCAGCCAACGTCGGTTTGACGCCTGCCTCGCCGCCGCCGGGGTCAATACTCAGGTCACCCTCAAGCTGGTGATCGCCGACGAGGCCGACTACCGGTGGGCGAGGGACTTTGCCGCTCGGTACCCGCACCTGCCGCTTACCCTGCAACCCTGCAACCCGGCGCCGGCCACCCCCGATGAGCCGGCGCGGGAAACCGACCTCGACGCCCTGAATGCCAGGCTGCGCTGGCTGGTGGACAAGGTCACCGCCGACGGCTGGTTTGCGGCCAGAGTGCTGCCTCAGCTGCATGTGATCATCTGGAATAACGAACGGGGCGTGTAA
- the queD gene encoding 6-carboxytetrahydropterin synthase QueD, translating to MYTIKKEFHFSASHQLKQMPDWHPCARLHGHNYVVVIELQSERLDQYGFVRDYLELKAFKDYIDDQLDHRHLNEVLGDECTTAERLARHLYEWAREHWPEVSAVAVSETPKTWAEFRP from the coding sequence ATGTATACCATCAAAAAAGAGTTTCATTTCTCCGCCTCGCACCAGCTCAAGCAAATGCCCGACTGGCACCCCTGCGCCCGGCTGCACGGCCACAACTATGTGGTGGTGATCGAGCTGCAAAGCGAGCGGCTCGATCAGTACGGCTTCGTGCGCGACTACCTCGAACTCAAGGCGTTCAAGGACTATATCGACGACCAGCTCGACCACCGTCACCTCAACGAGGTGCTGGGGGATGAGTGCACCACCGCCGAACGGCTGGCACGGCACCTGTATGAGTGGGCGCGGGAGCACTGGCCCGAGGTGAGCGCCGTGGCCGTGTCGGAAACCCCCAAGACCTGGGCGGAGTTCCGGCCATGA
- a CDS encoding DUF1289 domain-containing protein has translation MEQLEFFDVPSPCIGVCQVNNRGYCKGCFRSREERFNWLKFTPAQRRDVIRLCQDRKRRVLAAARKKQLELELEQQHTPPQDSLPL, from the coding sequence ATGGAGCAACTGGAGTTTTTTGATGTACCCAGCCCCTGCATCGGCGTCTGCCAGGTCAACAACAGGGGTTACTGCAAGGGCTGCTTTCGCAGCCGTGAAGAGCGCTTTAACTGGCTCAAGTTTACCCCCGCCCAGCGCCGGGACGTGATCCGTCTGTGCCAGGATCGCAAGCGCCGGGTGCTGGCCGCCGCCCGTAAAAAACAGCTGGAGCTGGAACTTGAACAACAGCACACTCCGCCTCAGGATAGCCTGCCGCTGTAA
- a CDS encoding M20 aminoacylase family protein, which translates to MTTVNIDIKPDLDQMKAWRRQIHQHPELGFEEFSTSQLVADRLRTWGYEVHTGIAVTGVVGVLRWGDGTGLRLGLRADMDALPIQEATGLPWASQVDGKMHACGHDGHTAILLGVAEAMARRQREQGLTGSGTLTLIFQPAEELGGGGGAQRMLEEGLFERFPCDALFALHNFPGVPVGRLCFREGAFMASSDTAKLTFIGKGGHGALPQLSQDPTLPAAATVLALQSIVGRNVDPNQVAVISVGKMQAGSAANVIPNTAELELSIRTLDPAVRDTLERRVRTLAQAQAAAFDCQCEIDYQRGYPVLINDPAMTRLAVDTAREQFGDDSVEAPTAPLTGSEDCAYFLEQVPGCYFLVGNGDNGHQAGARLGPCSLHNPHYDFNDDCMETAATFLVNLVARYFGQPAQP; encoded by the coding sequence ATGACGACAGTGAACATCGACATCAAACCAGACCTCGACCAGATGAAAGCCTGGCGCCGCCAGATCCATCAGCACCCGGAGCTGGGGTTTGAGGAGTTCTCCACCAGCCAGCTGGTGGCCGATCGCCTCAGGACCTGGGGCTACGAGGTGCATACCGGCATTGCCGTCACCGGCGTGGTGGGGGTGCTGCGCTGGGGTGACGGCACTGGCCTTCGCCTGGGCCTGCGTGCCGACATGGATGCCCTGCCCATTCAGGAAGCCACCGGCCTGCCCTGGGCCAGCCAGGTGGATGGCAAAATGCATGCCTGTGGTCACGACGGCCACACCGCCATCCTGCTGGGCGTGGCCGAAGCCATGGCCCGCCGCCAGCGGGAGCAGGGGCTGACCGGCAGCGGCACCCTGACCCTGATTTTCCAGCCGGCCGAGGAGTTGGGCGGCGGCGGCGGTGCCCAGCGCATGCTTGAGGAAGGCCTGTTCGAGCGCTTTCCCTGCGATGCCCTCTTTGCCCTGCACAACTTTCCCGGTGTGCCCGTGGGCAGGCTCTGCTTTCGCGAAGGCGCCTTTATGGCCTCGTCGGATACCGCCAAACTGACCTTTATCGGCAAGGGTGGCCATGGCGCCCTGCCCCAGCTGTCCCAGGACCCGACCTTGCCAGCGGCCGCCACCGTGCTGGCCCTGCAGAGCATAGTGGGCCGCAACGTGGATCCCAACCAGGTCGCGGTGATCAGCGTCGGCAAAATGCAGGCGGGCAGCGCCGCCAACGTGATCCCCAACACCGCCGAGCTGGAGCTCAGCATCCGCACCCTGGATCCCGCCGTGCGCGACACCCTGGAGCGCCGTGTCCGCACCCTGGCCCAGGCTCAGGCGGCGGCCTTCGACTGCCAGTGCGAGATCGACTACCAGCGCGGCTACCCGGTGCTGATCAACGATCCGGCCATGACCCGGCTGGCGGTAGACACCGCCCGGGAGCAGTTCGGTGACGACAGTGTCGAGGCCCCCACCGCCCCCCTGACCGGCAGCGAAGACTGCGCCTACTTTCTGGAGCAGGTGCCTGGCTGTTACTTCCTGGTCGGCAATGGCGACAACGGCCACCAGGCCGGTGCCCGGCTGGGCCCCTGCAGCCTGCACAACCCCCATTACGACTTCAACGACGACTGCATGGAGACCGCCGCCACTTTTCTGGTGAACCTGGTCGCCCGTTATTTCGGCCAGCCCGCGCAGCCCTGA
- the queC gene encoding 7-cyano-7-deazaguanine synthase QueC: MKALLICSGGFDSVTLAYRLAANNALGALLTFDYGQRHKKEIDAAHLCAERLNVPHLVMDIGHIGRQLSGSALTDDIDVPHGHYSEENMKVTVVPNRNAIMLTIAFGVAAARGLDTVALAVHGGDHFIYPDCRPDFIRLFGEMQARALDGVAEVALLAPYVDADKTEIARDAARFQVPVADTWSCYEGGDIHCGRCGTCVERIEAMALAGVTDTTSYKDEAYWRDAVARVK; this comes from the coding sequence ATGAAAGCACTGCTGATCTGCTCCGGCGGATTCGACTCCGTCACGCTCGCCTACCGGCTGGCGGCGAACAACGCCCTTGGCGCCCTGCTGACCTTTGATTACGGCCAGCGCCACAAAAAAGAAATCGACGCCGCTCACTTGTGTGCCGAACGTCTCAATGTGCCTCATCTGGTGATGGACATCGGTCATATCGGTCGTCAGCTCTCCGGCTCGGCACTGACCGACGACATCGACGTGCCCCACGGCCACTACAGCGAAGAAAACATGAAGGTGACCGTGGTGCCTAACCGCAACGCCATCATGCTCACCATCGCCTTTGGCGTGGCCGCCGCCCGAGGCCTCGATACCGTGGCGCTGGCGGTGCACGGCGGCGATCACTTTATCTACCCTGACTGTCGTCCCGACTTTATTCGCCTGTTTGGCGAAATGCAGGCCCGGGCCCTGGACGGCGTGGCCGAGGTGGCGTTGCTGGCGCCCTATGTCGATGCCGACAAGACCGAGATTGCCCGGGATGCGGCCCGTTTTCAGGTACCGGTGGCCGACACCTGGTCCTGCTACGAAGGGGGGGACATTCACTGTGGCCGCTGCGGCACCTGTGTGGAGCGCATCGAGGCCATGGCCCTGGCCGGCGTGACCGACACCACCTCCTATAAAGATGAAGCATACTGGCGCGATGCGGTGGCGAGGGTGAAGTAA
- a CDS encoding LysR substrate-binding domain-containing protein has protein sequence MKDHQLRALVKVAEEGSIRGAARSLHLSQSALTKALRELEADLGTQLLIRSYRGVEFTPAGQTLLTRARLALSTLDRARDEIRWLQGGAGLKVTAAITTAVASTALPAVLNEFEREFPDVSLRFMEGMLTTVLPGLLEGQLDFAIAVAEPEQLPYEIAFEPLTRIFSEPVAREGHPLLAATDWSQMADARWVLNLTTGSSAQQLVNWLDTQKVSLSQRIVHCDSPLLMVELIRRTDLVGFGPRVFFEDPLSGCGLSCFDSLPRFPAHALGLLTLRGVPLNLGAERLVSLFRRRITELELAPSAPSRGIDREESE, from the coding sequence ATGAAAGATCATCAGCTCAGGGCGCTGGTTAAGGTGGCCGAAGAAGGCTCTATTCGCGGAGCGGCCCGCTCCCTGCATCTGAGCCAGAGTGCACTGACCAAGGCGCTGCGGGAGCTGGAGGCCGATCTGGGCACTCAGCTGCTGATCCGCAGCTACCGGGGGGTTGAATTTACCCCCGCGGGCCAGACCTTGCTGACCCGGGCACGCCTGGCCTTGTCAACTCTGGACAGGGCGCGTGATGAAATTCGCTGGCTGCAGGGAGGCGCCGGGCTCAAGGTCACCGCGGCCATCACCACGGCCGTTGCCTCGACGGCCTTGCCGGCGGTGCTGAACGAGTTTGAGCGAGAGTTTCCGGACGTCAGCCTGCGGTTTATGGAAGGCATGCTGACCACGGTATTGCCCGGTCTACTGGAAGGACAGCTCGACTTTGCCATTGCCGTGGCCGAGCCGGAACAGCTGCCCTATGAGATCGCCTTCGAGCCTCTGACCCGTATCTTTTCCGAGCCGGTGGCACGGGAAGGACATCCGTTACTGGCCGCGACCGACTGGTCACAGATGGCGGATGCCCGCTGGGTGCTGAACCTGACCACCGGCAGTTCGGCCCAGCAGCTGGTGAACTGGCTCGATACCCAGAAGGTGTCGCTGTCACAGCGTATTGTGCATTGTGATTCGCCCTTGCTGATGGTGGAGTTGATCCGCCGTACCGATCTGGTGGGCTTTGGCCCGCGGGTATTTTTTGAGGATCCGCTGTCCGGTTGCGGACTGTCCTGTTTTGATTCTCTGCCCAGGTTTCCGGCTCACGCGCTGGGCTTGCTTACCCTCAGGGGAGTACCGCTGAACCTGGGGGCGGAGCGTCTGGTCAGCCTGTTTCGACGCCGGATCACAGAACTGGAGCTGGCGCCCTCAGCCCCGAGCCGGGGGATAGACAGAGAGGAGAGTGAATAA
- the ppsA gene encoding phosphoenolpyruvate synthase — translation MQEYVIWYEQLGMNDVDRVGGKNASLGEMISQLAGAGVSVPGGFATTAFAFNEFLEQSGLNDRIHDLLDKLDVDNIAALGEAGKTIRQWVIDTPFQPELEAAIRESYEDLAGKAGDEASFAVRSSATAEDMPDASFAGQQETFLNVRGLDAVREAVKHVFASLFNDRAISYRVHQGYDHKGVALSAGIQRMVRSDIASSGVMFTLDTESGFDQVVFVTSAWGLGEMVVQGAVNPDEFYVHKPTLKAGRPAVVRKTLGSKLQKMIYANAQELGKQVDIKETSREERRQFSLSNDEVMELSKQAMIIEKHYGRPMDIEWAKDGVDGKLYIVQARPETVRSRQDANVLERFALSQKGEVIAEGRAIGHKIGAGTAKVIDSIDQMDEIKAGDVLVTDMTDPDWEPIMKRAAAIVTNRGGRTCHAAIIARELGIPAVVGCGNATELVQDGQQVTVSCAEGDTGYIYDGKLDFSVNTSEVGSMPASPVKVMMNVGNPDRAFDFAQLPNAGVGLARLEFIINRMIGVHPKALLNYDTQSPELKLKIDEIIAGYDSPREFFVAKLTEGIATLAAAFWPERVIVRMSDFKSNEYANLLGGDAYEPDEENPMLGFRGASRYISNDFQDCFAMECEAMKRVRGEMGLTNVEIMIPFVRTLNEAASVIDILGENGLKRGENGLKVIMMCELPSNALLADKFLAHFDGFSIGSNDMTQLTLGLDRDSGLVAGSFDERDEAVKTLLAMAIQAARKAGKYVGICGQGPSDHADFAAWLVEQGIDSVSLNPDTVIDTWLYLAEQAKH, via the coding sequence TATGTGATTTGGTACGAACAGCTCGGTATGAACGACGTGGACCGGGTTGGCGGCAAGAATGCCTCACTGGGCGAAATGATCAGTCAGCTGGCCGGCGCCGGAGTATCGGTACCCGGTGGCTTTGCGACCACCGCCTTTGCCTTTAACGAATTTCTCGAGCAGAGCGGGTTGAACGATCGTATTCACGATCTGCTCGACAAGCTCGACGTGGACAACATCGCCGCCCTCGGCGAGGCCGGCAAGACCATTCGCCAGTGGGTGATTGACACCCCCTTCCAGCCCGAGCTGGAGGCGGCCATTCGCGAGTCTTATGAAGATCTCGCCGGCAAGGCCGGTGATGAAGCCTCCTTTGCGGTGCGCTCCTCGGCTACCGCCGAAGACATGCCCGACGCCTCTTTTGCCGGCCAGCAGGAAACCTTCCTCAACGTGCGCGGCCTGGATGCGGTGCGGGAAGCCGTCAAGCACGTGTTTGCCTCCCTGTTCAACGACCGTGCCATTTCCTACCGGGTGCACCAGGGCTACGACCACAAGGGCGTGGCACTGTCGGCAGGCATTCAGCGCATGGTACGTTCCGACATCGCGTCCTCGGGCGTGATGTTTACCCTGGACACCGAGTCCGGCTTTGATCAGGTGGTGTTCGTGACGTCCGCCTGGGGCCTGGGTGAAATGGTGGTGCAGGGTGCGGTTAACCCGGACGAATTCTACGTGCACAAGCCCACCCTGAAAGCCGGCCGTCCGGCGGTGGTGCGCAAGACCCTGGGTTCCAAGCTGCAGAAAATGATCTACGCCAATGCCCAGGAGCTGGGCAAGCAGGTGGATATCAAGGAAACCAGCCGGGAAGAGCGCCGTCAGTTCTCGCTGTCCAACGACGAGGTGATGGAGCTGTCCAAGCAGGCCATGATCATCGAAAAGCACTACGGCCGCCCCATGGACATCGAGTGGGCCAAGGACGGTGTAGACGGCAAGCTTTACATCGTGCAGGCTCGCCCGGAAACCGTGCGCAGCCGCCAGGACGCCAATGTGCTGGAGCGCTTTGCCCTGAGCCAGAAAGGCGAGGTCATTGCCGAAGGCCGGGCCATCGGCCACAAGATTGGTGCCGGTACCGCCAAGGTCATCGACTCCATCGATCAGATGGACGAAATCAAGGCCGGCGACGTGCTGGTGACCGACATGACCGATCCAGACTGGGAACCGATCATGAAGCGGGCCGCCGCCATCGTCACCAACCGGGGTGGACGTACCTGTCATGCCGCTATTATTGCCCGTGAGCTTGGCATTCCCGCCGTGGTGGGCTGCGGCAACGCCACCGAGCTGGTGCAGGACGGCCAGCAGGTGACCGTATCCTGTGCCGAGGGCGATACCGGCTACATCTATGACGGCAAGCTGGACTTCAGCGTCAACACCTCGGAAGTCGGCTCCATGCCTGCCTCGCCGGTAAAGGTGATGATGAACGTGGGCAACCCGGACCGGGCCTTTGACTTTGCACAATTGCCCAACGCCGGCGTAGGCCTGGCGCGGCTGGAGTTTATCATCAACCGCATGATCGGCGTGCACCCCAAGGCGCTGCTCAACTACGACACTCAAAGCCCCGAGCTCAAGCTCAAGATCGATGAGATCATCGCCGGCTACGACAGCCCGCGGGAGTTCTTCGTGGCCAAGCTGACCGAAGGCATCGCCACCTTGGCTGCCGCCTTCTGGCCGGAGCGAGTGATCGTGCGCATGTCCGACTTCAAGTCGAACGAATACGCCAACCTGCTCGGCGGCGACGCCTACGAGCCGGACGAGGAAAACCCCATGCTGGGCTTCCGCGGTGCGTCCCGTTACATCTCCAACGATTTCCAGGACTGCTTTGCCATGGAATGCGAGGCGATGAAGCGGGTGCGGGGCGAGATGGGCCTGACCAACGTCGAGATCATGATTCCCTTTGTGCGCACCCTGAACGAAGCCGCGTCCGTTATCGACATTCTCGGTGAGAACGGCCTCAAGCGTGGCGAAAACGGCCTCAAGGTGATCATGATGTGCGAGCTGCCGTCCAACGCCCTGCTGGCGGACAAGTTCCTGGCTCACTTTGACGGCTTCTCCATCGGCTCCAACGACATGACTCAGCTCACTCTGGGGCTGGATCGGGACTCCGGCCTGGTGGCGGGCTCCTTTGATGAGCGCGACGAGGCGGTGAAAACCCTGCTGGCCATGGCCATTCAGGCCGCCCGCAAGGCCGGCAAGTACGTGGGCATCTGCGGCCAGGGGCCGTCGGATCACGCCGACTTTGCCGCCTGGCTGGTGGAGCAGGGCATTGATTCCGTGTCCCTGAACCCGGACACCGTCATCGACACCTGGTTGTACCTGGCAGAACAGGCCAAGCACTAA
- a CDS encoding MetQ/NlpA family ABC transporter substrate-binding protein encodes MSRFSRVLPWLALSLCSFPLLAVDEAKKEIVIGTTVGDFADMVTESIKPQLEALGYRVKLVEFTDYVMPNLALAEGSLDVNCFQHKPYLDTFSQSRGLTLSPITQVPTGPMGLYAGKADSLEQVKQGSTVAIPNDPTNQARALLMLEDMGWITLKKDIDPLKASEFDVADNPKGIKLIMLEAAQLPRSRQDVDFSVINGNYAASSGIPFSEGLFLERSYDFINWVVVRSEDKDKAFVQDVIEAYNSEAFKDYASKRFEGYKYPESWHE; translated from the coding sequence ATGTCCCGCTTTTCCCGCGTCCTGCCGTGGCTGGCATTGTCATTGTGCTCGTTTCCCCTGCTGGCGGTCGACGAAGCCAAAAAGGAAATCGTTATCGGCACCACGGTGGGTGACTTCGCCGACATGGTCACCGAGTCGATCAAGCCCCAGCTTGAAGCCCTGGGCTATCGCGTCAAACTGGTGGAGTTTACCGATTATGTCATGCCCAACCTGGCCCTGGCAGAAGGCTCACTGGATGTTAACTGTTTTCAGCACAAGCCCTACCTGGATACCTTCAGTCAAAGCCGCGGCCTGACCCTGAGCCCCATCACCCAGGTGCCCACCGGCCCCATGGGGCTGTATGCGGGCAAGGCCGACTCGCTGGAACAGGTAAAGCAAGGCAGCACGGTCGCCATTCCCAACGATCCCACCAATCAGGCCCGGGCCCTGCTGATGCTGGAAGACATGGGCTGGATCACCCTGAAAAAAGACATAGATCCGCTCAAGGCCAGCGAATTTGATGTGGCGGACAACCCCAAAGGCATTAAGCTCATCATGCTGGAAGCGGCCCAGCTGCCGCGCTCGCGCCAGGATGTGGACTTCTCGGTGATCAACGGCAACTACGCCGCCTCCAGTGGCATTCCGTTCAGCGAAGGTCTCTTTCTGGAGCGCAGTTACGATTTTATCAACTGGGTGGTGGTGCGCAGCGAAGACAAGGACAAGGCCTTTGTGCAGGACGTGATTGAGGCCTATAACAGCGAGGCGTTCAAGGACTATGCCAGCAAACGCTTTGAAGGCTACAAGTACCCCGAATCCTGGCATGAATAA
- a CDS encoding YfcC family protein has product MNQSHPRAGSDKKQRRWFNEFPDPMVLIFMVLVGVYLLTFIIPAGEFAREVIDGRSRVIPDTFAYLTGVEKLPFFDLFLAIPQGMINAAPFLFIVFIAGGLFHVLQSTGALENMIGVAANKVGASNSTRSRNLIIVLGTFTYGFFGVAVGGENNIALVPLGVLVAAAVGCSRLVGVTMAVGGIGIGFALSPISPYTVGIAQSIGELPLFSGWGLRTLMVLGSLSMLAAYICLRVVRMEFHDEQPVEMSKALHEYRLSRQDLTILGIFLIGLISLLTGIFTRGWYITEISAVFLIMAIVIGLAAGMSANQLVKRMMEGASSVTSGALVIGLAASIPVILQDARVIDTIVKSLSSVLEGMPVALAAVLTSIIQGIINLFIPSGSAQALITMPILIPLADLIGMSRQLMVSAFQIGDGLTNLFIPTAGGILAMLALGRVSYAQWLPVIVPIMVPIYAFCWVLMVIAAHLGY; this is encoded by the coding sequence ATGAACCAGTCCCACCCCCGTGCCGGGAGCGATAAAAAGCAACGCAGGTGGTTTAACGAGTTTCCCGATCCCATGGTGTTGATCTTCATGGTGCTGGTCGGGGTTTACCTGCTGACCTTTATCATTCCCGCCGGCGAGTTCGCCCGGGAAGTGATCGATGGCAGAAGCCGGGTCATTCCCGATACCTTCGCGTATCTGACCGGGGTGGAGAAGCTGCCCTTTTTTGACCTGTTTCTGGCCATTCCCCAGGGCATGATCAATGCCGCCCCCTTCCTGTTTATCGTGTTTATCGCCGGTGGCCTTTTTCATGTGCTGCAGAGCACGGGCGCGCTGGAAAACATGATCGGCGTGGCCGCCAACAAGGTGGGCGCCAGCAACAGCACCAGAAGCCGTAACCTGATCATCGTGCTGGGTACCTTTACCTACGGTTTCTTCGGTGTGGCCGTGGGGGGTGAAAACAACATCGCCCTGGTGCCCCTGGGCGTGCTGGTGGCGGCGGCGGTGGGCTGCTCCCGGCTGGTGGGGGTCACCATGGCGGTGGGCGGCATCGGCATCGGCTTTGCCCTGTCACCCATCAGCCCCTATACCGTGGGCATAGCCCAGAGCATTGGCGAGCTGCCGCTGTTTTCGGGCTGGGGCCTGCGCACCCTGATGGTGCTGGGCTCGCTGAGCATGCTGGCGGCCTATATCTGCCTGCGCGTGGTCAGGATGGAGTTTCATGACGAGCAGCCGGTCGAAATGAGCAAGGCATTGCACGAATACCGGTTGTCACGCCAGGATCTGACCATTCTCGGCATCTTTCTGATCGGCCTGATCAGCCTGCTGACGGGGATCTTCACCCGCGGCTGGTACATCACAGAAATTTCCGCCGTCTTTCTGATCATGGCCATCGTCATCGGCCTGGCGGCGGGCATGAGCGCCAACCAGCTGGTCAAGCGCATGATGGAAGGGGCCTCCTCGGTCACCTCGGGCGCGCTGGTGATTGGCCTGGCGGCCTCAATTCCGGTGATTCTGCAGGACGCCCGGGTGATTGACACTATCGTCAAATCACTGAGCTCGGTACTGGAAGGCATGCCCGTGGCCCTGGCCGCCGTGCTGACCAGCATTATTCAGGGCATCATCAACCTGTTTATTCCCAGCGGCTCGGCCCAGGCCCTGATCACCATGCCAATACTGATCCCGCTGGCGGATCTGATCGGCATGAGCCGGCAGCTGATGGTCTCGGCCTTCCAGATCGGCGATGGTCTGACCAACCTGTTCATTCCCACCGCCGGCGGCATCCTGGCCATGCTGGCACTGGGGCGGGTCTCCTACGCCCAGTGGCTGCCGGTGATCGTGCCCATCATGGTGCCCATTTATGCCTTCTGCTGGGTTTTGATGGTGATTGCCGCCCACCTGGGTTACTGA
- a CDS encoding alpha/beta fold hydrolase: protein MNKPREFHIDVHGRRLAVVEWGDPNGIPLVALHGWLDNAASFTPLAQRLPGVRLIAPDLAGHGRSDHRAPGQPYYIWDNVADVLALLDALELKQVALLGHSMGASVATLFAGAFPERVSRLFLLDGLVPHDYAADTLPEQLAAALEKAKRQRRRGPRCYPDFESAVTARMNSRWPVSREAARLLLARGMEQTAEGWLWRHDGALVLPSVVRLCEAQITAFVRRLSMPVWLMMATQGIGMARVAPWLDLIPGLELEVLDGGHHLHMDEQPAALIANRLLAGLDRG from the coding sequence ATGAATAAACCCAGAGAATTCCATATTGATGTGCATGGCCGCCGGCTGGCGGTGGTGGAGTGGGGCGACCCGAATGGCATCCCCCTGGTGGCCCTGCACGGCTGGCTGGACAACGCCGCTAGCTTTACCCCCCTGGCGCAGCGGTTGCCCGGTGTGCGGCTGATTGCCCCGGATCTGGCCGGTCATGGCCGCTCCGATCACCGGGCGCCGGGCCAGCCCTATTACATCTGGGACAATGTGGCCGATGTGCTGGCCCTGCTGGACGCCCTTGAGCTGAAACAGGTGGCATTGCTGGGCCATTCCATGGGGGCCAGCGTGGCCACCCTGTTCGCCGGCGCCTTTCCCGAGCGGGTCAGCCGGCTATTTTTGCTGGACGGTCTGGTTCCTCACGATTATGCCGCCGATACCCTGCCGGAACAGCTGGCCGCCGCTCTGGAAAAGGCCAAACGCCAGCGTCGCCGGGGGCCACGCTGCTATCCGGATTTTGAAAGCGCGGTGACGGCACGCATGAACAGCCGCTGGCCGGTCAGCCGGGAAGCGGCCCGGCTGTTGCTGGCCCGGGGCATGGAGCAAACCGCTGAAGGCTGGCTGTGGCGCCACGATGGCGCACTGGTGCTGCCCTCTGTGGTGCGGCTGTGCGAGGCGCAGATCACCGCCTTTGTGCGCCGGCTGAGCATGCCGGTATGGCTGATGATGGCAACGCAGGGCATTGGCATGGCACGGGTAGCGCCCTGGCTGGATCTGATCCCCGGGCTGGAGCTTGAGGTGCTTGACGGCGGCCATCACCTGCATATGGACGAACAGCCGGCGGCACTGATTGCCAACCGGCTGCTCGCAGGGCTGGACCGGGGCTGA